GCCTACCGGCTGTTCGGCAGCGCCCTCGTTCCGCTGTCCTGGCTGGTCGCGCATGGCCTGCACACGCCCGGCCTGTGGTTCCATCCAATTTGCACGCGGGTGGGGCTGAAGACGCTGTTCGGCGCGCACGGGTCGCGGTTGGAGGCGCGCTGGCTGCTGCACATGCTGTTCTCGCCGATGGTGCTCACGCGCTATTTCGAGTTCGACTTCGCCTGGCGCCATCTGCCGGAGGGGCACGTCGCGCGCTACCTCGACGTGTCGTCGCCGTTCACGTTCCCCATCGTGCTGATGAGCAAGGGCCGCGCCGCACGCGCCGACTTGATCAACCCGGATAAGCACGACCTCGCGCTCATCGAGCAACACATTGCCGCGTGCAGGCTGAGCGCGCAGTGCGTTGCACATGGTTGCTTGATCGAAGATGCGCCCTTTGCCAATGCGACCTTCGACCTGATTACCAGCATCTCGGTGGTGGAGCATATCCCGCACGATCGCGAGGCGATCGGCAAGATGTGGGCGCTGCTCAAGCCGGGAGGCCGGCTGATCGTGACTGTGCCGTGTGCTGCGCGTGGCTACGCGCTATACACCAACGTGGATCACTACGGCCTGCTGGGCAGCGACGCGCAGGGGTATACCTTCCTCGAGTATCTTTACGACGAGCCGATGTTGAACGCTCGCATCTACAGCGTCACCGGCCGGCCGGTGCATTGCGCGCTCTACGGTGAAAAGCGCAAGGGTGTCCTGCGCGCAGAGTTGTTGCGGCGCTGGTCGGGCGAGTATTGGCGCTTCTGGCGCGAGCCGGTCTGGATGGGGCGCAACTTCCGGCGCTTCGACACGATCGCGCAGTTGCCGGGCGAAGGCGTGATCGGCATGGTCTTCGTGAAGCCATGAGCGAGCCCATCCTCTCCATCTGCATTGCCACGCGCAACCGAGCCGCGTTCATCGGCCAGACGCTCGATAGCCTGATCGGCCAGATGACGGATGAGGTGGAGGTCGTCGTCGTGGATGGCGCGTCCACCGACGGCACCGAGCAGGTGGTGCATGCCTACGAACGACGCACGCCGCATCTGCGCTACCTGCGGCTGGAGCAGAACGGAGGCTTCGACCGGGACTACGATCGCGCCGTGCACGAGGCGCGCGGGCAGTTTTGCTGGTTGTTTTCCGACGATGACCTGCTCAAGCCCGGCGCGATCTGCGCTGTGCTGGATGCGATTGCGCAGGGCTACTGCTTGCTCATCGTGAATGCCGAGGCGCGCTCCGCCGACCTATCCGAGTTGCAGCAGGAGCGGGTGTTGCCGATCGGCGAGGATCGCACCTATGGGCCGCAAGATCAAGAGCAGCTGTTCGTGGACGCTGCCAAGTACATGTCGTTCATCGGATGTGTGGTGATCCGGCGCGACATTTGGCTGGCGCGCGAGCGCGAGCGTTACTACGGCAGCGCGTTCATCCACGTGGGCGTGATCTTCCAGGCACCACTACCCGGCGAGACGCGATTTATCGGCGCGCCGTGGATCGTCATTCGCTATGGCAACGCCTCGTGGACGGCGCGCGCCTTCGAGATCTGGATGGTGCAGTGGCCGAGATTGATTTGGTCATTCCCACACCTCTCCGACGCTGCCAAGCGCAGCATCACGCGCAAAGAGCCGTGGCGCAGCCCGGTGGTCATGTTGCTCTCGCGCGCCGTGGATGGCTACTCGCCGCAGATCTATCGCGACCGCTACGCCCCGCTGCTTACGGATGAACGCGACCGCTGGATGGCCTGGACGATCGCGCATACGCCGGGTGTGCTCATCAACGCCGCCGCGCTGCTCGCCTTCAAGCTCATGCGGCCATACGACAAGCTGATGCAGGTGAACTTCCGCGCCAGCCGGTTCTACTATCGCAACTACCTGCGGTCGCTGTTCGGCGAGAAGAGGGGTCAGCGATCCTGAGTGTCATCAAGCGATTGGGTCATCGGGTCGTCCCGTCACGACCGGACGACTCTGGATGCCCTGTTGACCTAATTGTGTGGATCATGACTCAGCGACCGATGGCCGAACAGCGCCCCGACCTGAGCATCTGCATCGTCAACCACGACACGCCGGCGCTGACGCGCGCGTGCCTGCGCTCCATCTTTGCGACGGCCGGTGAGTTGGCGCTGGAAGTGTTCGTCGTCAATAACACACTCGATCCGGACGGTGCGTTCGGCGCACTGATGCGCGAATTCCCGTCCGTTCATGCGATCCAAAACGCAGCGCCGCTCGGCTTTGCGGCCAACCAGAACCAGATGCTGCGCCGGGCTTCCGGCCGCTATCTGATGCCGCTCAATTCGGACACCATGATCCACCCCGGCGCGCTGCAAACGCTCGTCGCATTCATGGATGCGCATCCGCGGATCGGCCTGGCCGGCCCGAAGCTGATGTATGCCGACGGCCGGCTGCAACCCTCATGCCGCAACTTCCCTGCGCTCCTGCCGGCGTTCATGGAGGTGACCGGGCTGTGGCGGCGCTTCAGAGGCAACCGTTGGATGGCGCGATACGTGGCGTTGTGCGACCCGCATACGGACACGACCGAGCCGGACTGGCTGAGCGGCGCGTGTTACATCGTGCGCCGCGAGGTCTACGAGCGCGTGGGCGGCTACGACGCCGATCTGTTCCCGGGCATGTACGGCGAGGACGTCGAGTGGTGCTGGCGGATCCGGCGCGCCGGCTGGCGGATCGCCTTCGTGCCGGAGGCCACCGTCACCCATCTCGAGAGCCAGAGCATCGCGCCGGACCGGCTCTACATGATGTATGAGGGCAGCGTGAAGTTCATGGACAAGTGCTGCTCGCCGGCGCAGTCGTTCGGCGTGCGCATGGTCGCTTCGGTAGGCGTGCTCCTGCGCTGGCTGCGCGCGCGCGATCGGTGTGAACGCGCAACGTATCGCCGTGCCCTGCGCTTGCTGCTGGCCGGCAAGAGGTAACCTCGGTGCGATGGACGTATCCATCATCATCCTCTCCCACAACACGCGTGAGCTGACCTGCGCCTGCCTGCGCGCTGTGCTGAGCGATGCCGCGACAAGCGGGCTGAGCGCCGAGATGATCGTGGTGGACAACGCTTCGACCGACGGCACGGCACCGGCGATCCGCAACGCGTTCGCGGGCGTGCGCGTGATCGAGGCCGGCGAAAACCTCGGCTTCGCCCGCGGCAACAACCTCGGCCTGGCAGCAGCGTGCGGACGCTACAGATTTTTGCTCAACTCCGACGCGTTTGTGCAACCCGGCGCGTTGCACGCGCTGGCGGCGTTCATGGACGCGCACCCGGATGCCGGCGCGTGCGGGCCGATGCTGTTGAACGAAGATGGGTCGCTACAACCTTCGGGACGTCCCTTGCCGACCGTGTGGAGCGTCTTCGTAGACATGACGAAGCTCTACCGGCTGGCGCGGCGCAACGTGTTCGAAGAGCGTGGTCGCGACTACGGCCAGGTCGCGCGGGTCGGCGAGGTCTCCGGCGCAGCGCTGATGCTCCGGCGCGAGGCCTATGAGACGACCGGCGGCTTCGACCCGGCGTTCTTTGCCTACTACGAGGACGTGGACTTGTGCAAGCGCATCGGCGAGGCCGGCTTCGCCATCTACTACGTGCCGGACGCGAAGGTGACCCACTTGTGGAAGCGCACCAGCCGCGTTCTGCCGGAGGCGAGCTATCGCGCCGGGGTGGACAGCCTGCGCTACTACTTTCGCAAGCATCACGGGCGCGCCGCCGAAGCCGCTGTGCAGCTCATGCTGGCCGGCCGCGAGTCGAGCCTGATGTTGGCCTCGGCGGTGCGTGGACGGCGTGAACGGGTTGCGTTCCACCGGCACATGCTGGCCCACGCACTGGCACGCCGGTCGCTATAATCCAAACGCGGTAGCCCTCAGAGTTAACTCAACTGTGAACATCGCTATGTTCACCTCTTGGCAGGTGCGCTGCGGCATCGCCGACTACGCCGCGCACCTGACCGGCGCGCTCAACCGGCTGGATGACGTGTGCGTAACGATCGTGCCGTTCGATTGGCGCCCGCATCCGCGCGGCGACTACGTGCGCTGGGGCGAGCAGATGAACGCCGGCGACGTGGCCCACGTGCAGCACGAATACAGCTTCTTCGGCTACCTGCTGCCCTGGCGCAATCACTTCGACGCTTTCGCCCGCCGTATCCACAAGCCGCTGGTCATCACCCGGCACGTCTCGTTCGACGGCCCGCTCGCCGTGCCCGGGCGCGGGGTGCGCCATGTGGCGGCGCAGGCCAAGTGGTCGCTCTACAACCGCTGGCTGGGGCCGTACGCCCGTTACCTGAATAAAGACATTTTCGACCGCGCGCAGCAAGTGATCGTGTTGAGCGCGCGGCTGAAGGCGCACCTGGTCGCGCGCGGTGTGTCGCCGGACAAAATACATGTCATCCCCGCCGGCGCGCCCGACGTGCACCCCGCCTCGCCCGAAGCTGCGCGGGCGTTGCGCGCGGCGTGGGGTTGGGAGGACGCGCACGTCGTTTGCCAGTTTGGCTATATCGCGCCGCCCAAGGGGCACATGCTGGCGCTAGAGGCGCTGGCGCGCCTGCCGGACGACTACGTGCTGCTGATCGCCGGCGGAGTGCGGCTGGAATCGCAGGGCTGGTATCTGGACGCGCTGCGCCGCCGGATCGCACAGTTGGGGCTGGACGGGCGCGTGCGGATCACCGGCTATCTGAACGAGGCGGATGTCGCGCGCCACATCGCAGCGAGCGACCTGCTGATCTACCCCAATACCCACGCCGACTTCTCCTACTCCGTCGTGACCGGCCTGGCGCACCGAACGACGCCGGCGCTGGCATCGGACGTGGACTCGCACCGCGAGATCGCCGGCTACTGCGACGGGCTGGCGCTGTTCCGAAGCGGCGACGCCGACCATCTGGCCGGCCAGATCCGGCGCATCATCGGCGATCCGGCCGAGCGCCGGCGCATGCTGGAGGCCGCCGAGCACTTCGTCCGCGACTACGCCTGGCCGGAGATCGCCAAACGAACGCGCGAGGTCTATCGCCTGTGCCGGCCGATCACGCCTCCCCGTTGACCAGCATTCGCGCCAGCGCATTGTGCCGCTCCAGCAGGCGCGGCAGGTCGAGCGTGGTGATCTGGCCGTCGCGGACGATCACCCGACCGTTGATCACACTGTAGGCCACGTTCGCGGAGGCGCAGAAGACCAGGGCGGCGACCGGATCGTGCAGCCCGCCGGCGAAGCCGATCTGCTTTAGGTCGAAGGCGACGAAGTCGGCGGCCATGCCTGGGGCGAGCGCGCCGATGTCGTCGCGGTTGAGCACGCGCGCGCCGCCCAGCGTGGCGATCTCCAGCGCCTCACGCGCCGTCATCGCATCGGGGCCGAAGCCAACGCGCTGCAGCAGCATGGCCGTGCGCGCTTCGTTCAACAGGTGCGCCGCGTCGTTGGAAGCCGAACCGTCCACGCCCAGACCGACCGGCACGCCGTGCGCGCGCATCTTGCGCACCGGTGCGATGCCCGAAGCCAGGCGCATGTTCGAGCACGGGCAGTGCGCCACGCCGGTGCCGGTGCGACCGAACAGGGCGATGCCGTGATCATCGAGCCGGACGCAGTGAGCATGCCAGACGTCGCTGCCGATCCAGGCCAAGTCCTCGGCATATTCTGCCGGCGTCATGCCGAAGCGCTCCCGGCTGTAATTCACATCGTTGTCGTTCTCGGCCAGGTGCGTGTGCAGCGACACCCCGTAGGCGCGCGCCAGCTCAGCCGACTCGCGCATCAGGTCGCGGCTGACCGAGAAGGGCGAGCACGGCGCGACCACGATGCGCAGCATCGCGTAGCGCCCGGAATCGTGATACGCCTCGATCAGGCGTTGCGTGTCTTTGAGGATGGTATCTTCGTCCTCGACCACGCTGTCCGGTGGCAGGCCGCCCTCGCTCTCG
The window above is part of the Candidatus Roseilinea sp. genome. Proteins encoded here:
- a CDS encoding glycosyl transferase — encoded protein: MDVSIIILSHNTRELTCACLRAVLSDAATSGLSAEMIVVDNASTDGTAPAIRNAFAGVRVIEAGENLGFARGNNLGLAAACGRYRFLLNSDAFVQPGALHALAAFMDAHPDAGACGPMLLNEDGSLQPSGRPLPTVWSVFVDMTKLYRLARRNVFEERGRDYGQVARVGEVSGAALMLRREAYETTGGFDPAFFAYYEDVDLCKRIGEAGFAIYYVPDAKVTHLWKRTSRVLPEASYRAGVDSLRYYFRKHHGRAAEAAVQLMLAGRESSLMLASAVRGRRERVAFHRHMLAHALARRSL
- a CDS encoding 8-oxoguanine deaminase produces the protein MPHTLLVKHATRLVTMDVGRREIPDGGLYVEDNRIVAVGPTAELPATADDVLDLRGHIVLPGLVNTHHHMYQSLTRVVPAAQNAELFGWLRALYPIWARLTPEMIHVSTQTAMAELLLSGCTTTSDHLYIFPNGCRLDDSIEAAREVGMRFHASRGAMSVGESEGGLPPDSVVEDEDTILKDTQRLIEAYHDSGRYAMLRIVVAPCSPFSVSRDLMRESAELARAYGVSLHTHLAENDNDVNYSRERFGMTPAEYAEDLAWIGSDVWHAHCVRLDDHGIALFGRTGTGVAHCPCSNMRLASGIAPVRKMRAHGVPVGLGVDGSASNDAAHLLNEARTAMLLQRVGFGPDAMTAREALEIATLGGARVLNRDDIGALAPGMAADFVAFDLKQIGFAGGLHDPVAALVFCASANVAYSVINGRVIVRDGQITTLDLPRLLERHNALARMLVNGEA